The following are from one region of the Halobacteriovorax vibrionivorans genome:
- a CDS encoding helix-turn-helix transcriptional regulator, translating to MRNENKIEALALKKLRGIKGVNRREAGVLLGVSFKTIEKFENGRTALTRSKIDEILSGYGFSYDDFNNCCNGKSDKVKAKFVTIPKVIENKKLRRSYKRVITKEAQVLKAIRKLKGLSQYKASFLCGYHKTAIGHIENGRVEIPKSRIQHILEAYGFTMDDFDYHMKSEVFVTEIQDDCISIIRSLGEDKLKAVYPLLSTFKN from the coding sequence GTGCGAAACGAAAACAAAATTGAGGCCCTAGCTCTTAAGAAACTAAGAGGAATAAAGGGTGTGAACCGAAGAGAAGCTGGCGTTCTTTTAGGAGTCAGCTTTAAGACAATTGAAAAATTTGAAAATGGAAGAACCGCACTTACTAGATCAAAAATTGACGAAATTTTATCTGGATATGGTTTTTCTTATGATGATTTTAATAACTGCTGCAATGGAAAAAGTGACAAAGTTAAAGCTAAGTTTGTCACAATTCCAAAAGTAATTGAGAACAAAAAACTCAGGCGTAGTTACAAAAGGGTTATCACTAAAGAAGCACAGGTTTTAAAGGCCATTAGAAAACTCAAAGGTCTTAGCCAATACAAGGCAAGTTTTCTTTGTGGCTATCACAAAACCGCCATTGGACACATTGAAAACGGCAGAGTTGAAATCCCTAAAAGCAGGATTCAACACATTTTAGAAGCCTATGGATTCACAATGGATGACTTTGATTATCACATGAAGTCAGAGGTCTTTGTCACAGAGATTCAAGACGATTGTATTTCTATAATTAGGTCACTTGGTGAAGATAAACTTAAAGCTGTTTATCCACTACTATCAACATTTAAAAACTAA
- a CDS encoding recombinase family protein, producing the protein MDEGRCHAHQSSSVDNNYSSLIILAFHYLSTPIQNEVLLRKLYIEMDLSSYQIAEVSGWSRTSISDALRILDLSKETKKAPNLKFGEKLVGGKRVPHKEEQKVIKKIITLRNKGLSFRAIANYLNEKRVPSKLGRKWNKTTVGDIINRNQNQEA; encoded by the coding sequence GTGGACGAAGGAAGATGCCACGCGCACCAGTCTTCATCCGTTGATAATAATTACTCAAGCCTTATTATACTGGCTTTTCACTACCTTTCAACGCCAATTCAAAATGAAGTACTTTTAAGGAAGCTTTATATCGAGATGGATTTATCCAGCTATCAGATCGCTGAAGTTTCTGGTTGGTCTAGGACTAGCATCAGTGATGCCTTGAGAATCCTAGATTTATCTAAAGAGACTAAAAAAGCACCAAATCTCAAATTTGGGGAAAAACTCGTTGGTGGTAAGCGTGTCCCCCATAAAGAAGAACAGAAAGTTATTAAGAAGATTATAACTCTTCGCAACAAGGGACTCTCGTTCAGGGCCATAGCAAATTACTTAAATGAAAAAAGGGTTCCATCAAAGCTTGGTAGAAAATGGAATAAAACAACGGTTGGAGACATTATCAACCGCAACCAAAATCAGGAGGCATAG
- a CDS encoding glutathione S-transferase N-terminal domain-containing protein, whose protein sequence is MKKIKFIYFDGCPNAQKIMNILSELDIDFEKIEQTSLPDGNQFKNYSSPTVIADEEIIFGSLADGGGCSLNLPTVDFFRSKLLS, encoded by the coding sequence ATGAAAAAAATAAAGTTTATATATTTTGATGGTTGCCCTAATGCTCAGAAAATTATGAATATTCTCTCTGAGCTAGATATTGATTTTGAAAAAATTGAGCAAACATCACTGCCAGATGGAAATCAGTTTAAAAACTATTCTTCTCCAACTGTCATTGCTGATGAGGAAATTATTTTTGGATCACTAGCTGATGGCGGAGGTTGTTCATTGAATTTACCTACAGTTGATTTTTTCAGGAGTAAATTACTTAGTTAA
- a CDS encoding bacterioferritin-associated ferredoxin, with amino-acid sequence MFDAIHSNNEQEIVNDIKKKMKDPGCFCETSNPSGKCCMADVMGFIKHHKGGSL; translated from the coding sequence TTGTTCGATGCTATTCACTCCAATAATGAGCAAGAAATTGTAAATGATATAAAGAAGAAAATGAAAGACCCTGGTTGCTTTTGTGAAACTTCAAACCCATCTGGAAAATGTTGTATGGCCGATGTCATGGGCTTTATAAAACATCATAAGGGTGGTTCTTTATGA
- a CDS encoding heavy-metal-associated domain-containing protein produces MKKIILLLTFLISFSILADNTVTKDYYIKGMTCGGCILGVKVALKKAEGVKFLDQNVSVGIASIKFDEKQYNGAETDCNVSKAIEKYTEYNVFLDKAHKKLACGQQ; encoded by the coding sequence ATGAAGAAAATAATTTTATTACTTACATTTTTGATTTCATTTTCAATTCTGGCTGATAATACCGTTACCAAAGACTACTATATTAAAGGAATGACTTGTGGTGGTTGTATTTTAGGCGTTAAAGTTGCATTAAAGAAAGCTGAGGGAGTTAAGTTCTTAGATCAAAATGTATCAGTGGGTATTGCCAGTATCAAGTTTGATGAAAAGCAATACAATGGAGCGGAAACTGACTGCAATGTAAGTAAAGCAATCGAAAAATATACCGAATACAATGTGTTTCTTGATAAGGCACATAAAAAACTTGCTTGTGGTCAACAATAG
- a CDS encoding mercuric transporter MerT family protein, producing MENKAQKATLISGIFASIAAASCCIGPVLFAVLGVSSAGVLSKMEPYRPYLTFITIILLGSAFYFTYRKKSTEECDSNSYCANPKADKWNRIILWSATVLILGFLTFPYWSIYLI from the coding sequence ATGGAAAATAAAGCTCAAAAAGCAACATTGATTAGCGGTATATTTGCATCAATTGCAGCGGCATCTTGTTGCATTGGCCCAGTTCTTTTTGCTGTATTGGGAGTCTCAAGTGCTGGCGTTTTGTCAAAAATGGAGCCATATCGTCCATACTTAACATTTATAACAATCATTTTACTCGGCTCTGCTTTTTATTTTACCTATCGAAAGAAAAGTACTGAAGAATGTGATTCAAACTCCTATTGTGCGAATCCAAAAGCAGACAAGTGGAATAGAATTATTCTGTGGAGTGCCACTGTTTTAATTTTGGGATTTTTAACATTTCCATATTGGAGCATTTACTTAATTTAG
- a CDS encoding MerR family transcriptional regulator, whose translation MKNLLKIGELSKESGVSIDTIRFYEDKGLINPTNRSEKGYRFYDSYTSSVLQFIVTSKELGFTLNEIKDLINIKINRNGKCSLTLDKIKEKELDIDRKITELKKIKSALKKVSKKCESSKGDSNCHFLELLG comes from the coding sequence ATGAAGAATCTACTTAAAATTGGTGAGCTATCTAAAGAATCTGGTGTTTCTATAGATACAATACGTTTCTATGAAGACAAAGGCTTAATCAATCCTACTAATAGAAGTGAAAAAGGATATCGTTTTTACGATTCATATACTTCGAGTGTATTACAGTTCATAGTAACCTCAAAGGAGCTTGGGTTTACGTTAAATGAAATTAAAGACCTTATTAATATTAAAATAAATAGAAATGGGAAATGTTCGCTCACATTGGATAAAATTAAAGAAAAAGAACTTGATATTGATAGAAAAATTACTGAGCTAAAGAAAATTAAGAGTGCATTAAAAAAGGTTTCTAAAAAGTGTGAATCTTCTAAAGGTGATTCAAATTGTCACTTCTTAGAACTATTAGGATGA
- a CDS encoding argonaute/piwi family protein: MSQVFDSKGRGARFFLNPINKPIFIGKTPYMSKEDSRRLINSLKEIYFKVDTNAELKKLIIHKTTPFIESEIEGILQATKGIDVELLHIQHYPLWRGIKGDRKKKQPASYPVDRGTTIQLDDNSFLLFTHGNIPSTDFLNQKKDYYKGARGIPAPLKITRYAGKSSLDEIANDIMKLTKMNWNAGELYKTLPVTIDFSKVLSRYSKQDELLLNIPYDFRYFI, encoded by the coding sequence ATGAGCCAAGTCTTTGACTCAAAAGGTAGAGGGGCAAGGTTCTTTTTAAATCCAATAAACAAGCCTATCTTTATTGGCAAAACCCCCTATATGAGTAAAGAAGACTCAAGGAGACTGATTAATTCATTAAAAGAAATTTATTTTAAAGTGGATACCAATGCAGAATTAAAAAAATTGATAATTCACAAGACAACTCCTTTTATCGAATCTGAGATTGAAGGTATTTTACAAGCAACAAAAGGTATAGATGTTGAATTATTGCATATTCAGCATTACCCCTTGTGGCGTGGAATAAAGGGAGACAGGAAAAAGAAGCAGCCAGCAAGTTATCCAGTTGACCGTGGAACGACAATTCAGTTAGATGATAACTCGTTCCTTTTGTTTACTCACGGAAATATTCCAAGCACTGATTTTCTAAATCAAAAAAAGGATTACTATAAGGGAGCAAGAGGAATCCCTGCGCCGTTAAAAATCACAAGATATGCAGGAAAATCATCTTTAGATGAGATTGCTAATGACATAATGAAATTAACTAAAATGAACTGGAATGCTGGTGAGTTATACAAAACTCTACCTGTCACAATTGATTTTTCTAAAGTTTTATCACGATATTCAAAACAGGATGAGTTGTTATTGAATATTCCTTATGATTTTAGGTATTTTATATAA
- a CDS encoding AAA family ATPase, whose translation MNVIRNVVPEYLEETNRLVSNFDVATKVIGVQESFEHIKEKWDSFYISYLEEAKVVERFPLYKEKILSDFKILVKSLPYKEEINASVYAGHSDVQMNQVRNTVKAKIGSNEALIDNLIFNASFYKNLSYFDNHTVIVGANGSGKSSFASYIKTTLRTAGIVISAQRFLKIDTFKVLQSTKHTSDLLKRTQSQHRTYKEPNSYTNGASEFNVLLSNLIADQGRHNSEFLRKNLENIRIGVPTEMEESLLQKVFRIWNTVIKHREIDLDEDNINICVFTEGRKSRYHPISMSEGEKVVLYLAAQIVQAPRDSLIIVDEPEIHLHKTIVNQLWRLLEKERPDCIFIYLTHDLDFAVSMEDAPKLWMKSFSNPNKWDFEVVTSNDIPEELLLRLLGTQKKVVFCEGDSESNDFKTYRALFPLLEVLPVGSCTNVINYTKAFQNTGLLNSEVFGIIDADFRSSEEKEKLKQSKIYTLNCSEIESLFLSEEFLKYMDTRLLHNSLSLDDFKSRIFKKFEDEIETQSLKYIYRKLEFNLGRISLGKARKLNDLLERFNEVQSGIEIEKWNSSRIDELRSILTNKEYDSVLGVYNNKGLIAIANQEFAVTNFVSKCINALKDCENARTLIKKGLGEGFIGEVYV comes from the coding sequence ATGAATGTTATAAGAAATGTGGTTCCAGAGTACTTGGAAGAGACAAATAGACTAGTAAGTAATTTTGATGTTGCAACGAAAGTGATAGGTGTACAGGAGTCATTCGAGCATATTAAAGAAAAGTGGGACTCATTTTATATTTCATATCTAGAAGAAGCTAAAGTTGTAGAGAGATTTCCCTTGTACAAAGAGAAGATACTGAGTGATTTTAAGATTTTAGTTAAGAGTCTTCCTTACAAAGAAGAAATAAATGCTTCTGTGTATGCAGGTCATAGCGATGTACAGATGAATCAGGTTAGAAATACCGTAAAAGCAAAGATCGGATCAAATGAAGCCTTAATTGATAATTTGATATTTAATGCTAGTTTTTATAAAAACCTAAGTTATTTTGACAACCATACCGTAATTGTTGGAGCGAATGGTAGTGGAAAATCATCTTTTGCATCCTATATCAAAACAACATTAAGAACAGCTGGGATAGTTATCTCTGCACAGCGTTTTTTAAAAATTGATACCTTTAAAGTCCTCCAATCGACGAAACATACTTCAGATCTTTTAAAAAGAACTCAAAGTCAACATAGAACCTACAAGGAGCCTAACTCATATACTAATGGTGCATCAGAATTTAATGTTTTATTGAGTAACTTAATAGCAGACCAAGGTAGACATAATTCAGAGTTTTTAAGAAAAAACCTCGAAAATATAAGAATTGGAGTACCAACTGAAATGGAAGAGAGTCTTCTGCAAAAGGTTTTTAGAATTTGGAATACTGTAATAAAGCATAGAGAGATTGACTTAGATGAAGATAATATAAATATATGTGTCTTTACTGAGGGGAGAAAATCAAGATATCACCCTATCTCAATGAGTGAGGGCGAGAAGGTTGTACTATATCTTGCTGCTCAAATCGTTCAGGCACCGAGGGACAGCTTGATTATTGTAGATGAGCCTGAGATACATTTACATAAAACAATAGTGAATCAGTTATGGAGACTTCTTGAAAAAGAAAGACCTGACTGTATATTTATTTACTTAACTCATGATTTAGACTTTGCTGTTAGTATGGAGGATGCTCCAAAGTTATGGATGAAAAGTTTCTCTAACCCAAATAAATGGGATTTTGAAGTCGTAACTTCTAACGATATTCCTGAAGAGTTACTTTTGCGATTGCTAGGTACCCAGAAGAAAGTAGTCTTCTGTGAAGGGGACTCAGAAAGTAATGACTTTAAAACATACCGCGCTCTCTTTCCTCTTTTAGAGGTCCTACCAGTCGGCAGTTGTACTAATGTTATAAATTATACAAAAGCTTTTCAAAATACAGGTCTTTTAAACTCTGAAGTTTTCGGGATAATAGATGCTGACTTTCGATCAAGTGAAGAAAAAGAAAAGTTAAAACAAAGTAAGATTTATACCTTAAACTGTTCGGAAATTGAAAGTCTATTTCTATCAGAGGAGTTCTTAAAATATATGGATACAAGATTATTACATAATTCTCTAAGTTTAGATGATTTTAAGAGTCGAATATTTAAAAAATTTGAAGATGAAATAGAGACTCAATCTTTAAAATATATTTATCGAAAATTAGAGTTTAATTTAGGGCGAATTAGTCTAGGAAAGGCAAGAAAGCTAAATGATTTATTAGAACGATTTAACGAAGTGCAATCGGGAATAGAAATTGAAAAGTGGAACTCATCTAGAATTGATGAACTAAGGTCAATATTAACAAATAAAGAATATGATAGTGTTTTAGGTGTTTATAATAATAAGGGACTTATTGCTATAGCTAATCAAGAATTCGCTGTGACTAATTTTGTATCAAAGTGTATAAATGCACTAAAAGATTGTGAGAACGCAAGGACATTGATCAAGAAGGGGTTAGGCGAAGGTTTTATTGGGGAAGTTTATGTCTGA
- a CDS encoding helix-turn-helix domain-containing protein, which translates to MENSTKALLNIEEASSFLSVKVSRLRTAVFRKEIPFVKFGRLVRFKKEELLKWIDSNTVKANEEDSSWLW; encoded by the coding sequence ATGGAAAATTCCACAAAAGCATTACTTAACATCGAAGAAGCTTCTAGCTTCCTCTCAGTCAAAGTCTCAAGACTTCGTACAGCAGTATTTCGAAAAGAAATACCATTCGTAAAATTTGGCCGTCTAGTACGTTTCAAGAAAGAAGAACTTCTAAAATGGATTGACTCAAACACAGTCAAAGCAAACGAAGAGGATTCATCATGGCTTTGGTAA
- a CDS encoding helix-turn-helix domain-containing protein, translated as MALVTKNFTKIPNELFQCKKLSPKAIGLYAYLMYRSYTGHTRGFFPCQKKIMKDLSIGSQSTLKKLIDELVVYDFLEFRRGSIFTGNSRYILLIPKICTNNTS; from the coding sequence ATGGCTTTGGTAACGAAGAATTTCACGAAGATTCCAAATGAGCTGTTTCAATGCAAGAAACTAAGCCCTAAGGCCATCGGACTTTACGCATACCTTATGTATCGATCTTACACAGGACATACGAGAGGCTTCTTTCCGTGCCAGAAAAAGATCATGAAAGACTTAAGTATCGGCAGTCAATCAACGCTCAAAAAGTTGATTGATGAACTTGTGGTCTATGACTTTCTAGAGTTTAGAAGAGGATCAATTTTCACAGGAAATAGTCGCTATATTCTCCTAATACCCAAAATTTGCACAAATAATACGAGCTAA
- a CDS encoding AAA family ATPase, translating to MKHMKSVKDIRFMLDEEVLKPKEQIKRHSLDQIQIKEPKEEFKTKYKFLKAHKGFQRGHTHVFLGRTNKGKSALVQSLACENIVRGQNTLLFLSEGEKGDVKRRIDTMLSLKYKSVEERNRIMRSLILIDESDLDQATIHDPQSWVASLFKFVKEYEIDLAYIDNFSTCSFGDSSPEIQANFMKTLCATTQRYQIALIGVVHQAKSVAPDKELTIEDIRANSAFMNSPSFVYALNNFCNYKDQSKRVLSILKSRLDGDIIGNYYDLSYKKYKNEGFYVKDQQIDNKIAKELFFRNKSQRFTTKSFQKSW from the coding sequence ATGAAGCACATGAAATCAGTTAAGGATATACGCTTCATGCTTGATGAAGAAGTATTAAAACCAAAAGAACAAATAAAGAGACATAGTCTCGATCAAATTCAAATAAAAGAACCAAAAGAAGAATTTAAAACGAAGTATAAGTTTTTAAAAGCTCACAAAGGTTTTCAAAGAGGACACACTCATGTCTTCTTAGGAAGAACAAACAAAGGTAAATCAGCTCTTGTACAGTCTCTTGCTTGCGAGAATATCGTTAGAGGTCAGAACACCCTACTCTTTCTCTCAGAGGGCGAGAAAGGCGATGTTAAACGACGTATAGATACAATGTTATCTCTTAAGTATAAATCTGTTGAAGAACGTAATCGCATCATGCGAAGCCTTATACTTATAGATGAGTCTGACTTAGATCAAGCGACTATTCATGACCCACAATCATGGGTAGCTTCGCTATTTAAGTTTGTGAAAGAGTATGAGATTGACTTAGCTTATATTGATAATTTCTCAACTTGCTCTTTTGGTGATTCTTCCCCCGAAATTCAAGCGAATTTCATGAAAACACTTTGTGCTACAACACAGAGATATCAAATTGCACTAATAGGAGTTGTCCATCAAGCCAAGTCCGTAGCACCTGATAAAGAACTCACAATTGAAGATATTCGTGCAAATTCAGCTTTTATGAACTCCCCTTCATTCGTGTATGCCTTGAATAACTTTTGTAATTACAAAGATCAGTCTAAGCGAGTCTTATCAATTCTTAAATCACGTCTTGATGGCGATATCATCGGTAACTACTATGATCTAAGCTACAAAAAGTACAAAAATGAAGGTTTTTATGTAAAAGATCAGCAAATAGATAACAAGATCGCTAAAGAGCTGTTTTTTCGCAACAAATCGCAACGTTTTACTACAAAAAGCTTCCAAAAGAGTTGGTAA
- a CDS encoding tyrosine-type recombinase/integrase: MAKLDEDKKGTKTSKKCSKTSENAQKQKKYRVDIRMPHGKRISKVFYRKYDADQFRAKMLVERQRIIDTGVNIDGEITFKKFAEMWLREHVIGRKAEKTIRGYKSNFKMYILPVLGEVKLKHINYHHAKKLESYVLKQGKKNRTVNKVMMVLKTVINEAVKLDYLVRSPIRGFKELKEDPSQLEYWSKEEIKQFIDKNQNNPLLDFYQMTLNTGLRLGEICGLCWDRVDFNGGFISINRSLTREGLRNTTKTHKGRYIPMNDKVRAILENRLKTRNSQFVFSTPSGEALPYSHINQRHFKKAQRVAGLSKIIRFHDLRHTFASHFMMNGGNLYTLQKLLGHSDIKTTMIYAHLDKDFMIEAANVVSF, translated from the coding sequence ATGGCTAAATTAGACGAGGACAAAAAAGGTACAAAAACGAGCAAAAAGTGTTCGAAAACGAGCGAAAACGCTCAAAAACAAAAAAAGTACCGAGTTGATATTCGTATGCCTCACGGCAAGCGTATATCAAAAGTTTTTTACCGAAAGTACGATGCTGACCAATTCCGTGCAAAGATGCTCGTTGAGAGGCAACGTATTATCGACACAGGCGTAAACATAGACGGCGAAATCACGTTTAAAAAGTTTGCAGAAATGTGGCTTAGAGAACACGTCATAGGACGAAAAGCAGAGAAAACGATTCGTGGATATAAGTCGAATTTTAAAATGTATATCCTTCCAGTTCTTGGTGAAGTGAAGTTAAAACACATCAACTACCACCATGCCAAAAAACTTGAGAGCTACGTTCTCAAACAAGGCAAAAAGAATCGAACAGTTAATAAAGTGATGATGGTTTTAAAGACTGTTATCAACGAAGCGGTTAAACTTGATTACTTAGTTAGAAGCCCTATTCGTGGCTTTAAGGAATTAAAGGAAGACCCTTCACAACTTGAATACTGGTCTAAGGAAGAGATAAAACAATTCATCGACAAGAATCAAAATAATCCTTTGCTCGACTTTTATCAGATGACTCTTAACACAGGACTAAGACTTGGCGAGATTTGTGGTTTATGTTGGGATAGAGTTGACTTCAATGGTGGCTTCATTAGCATCAATCGCTCTCTAACAAGAGAGGGCCTTAGAAACACGACAAAGACCCATAAAGGCCGATACATTCCAATGAATGATAAGGTTAGGGCCATACTCGAAAATCGTCTTAAAACACGAAATTCGCAGTTCGTTTTTTCTACACCTAGTGGCGAAGCTCTACCTTACAGCCATATTAACCAAAGACACTTTAAAAAAGCACAACGAGTTGCGGGCCTTTCAAAAATAATTCGCTTTCACGATCTAAGGCATACATTTGCGAGTCACTTTATGATGAATGGAGGAAACCTCTATACATTGCAGAAATTATTAGGGCACTCCGACATCAAGACGACAATGATCTATGCTCACTTAGACAAAGATTTTATGATTGAAGCCGCTAACGTTGTTTCGTTTTAA
- a CDS encoding abortive infection system antitoxin AbiGi family protein codes for MFITFTREYKYLIDNIKNGFLFQNHKIEYKPSTEHTLSKLIPLWDEYKIKSPNKDFLVNLYKKHEGINSNFYNELSNKLSNSKAFGVNFLRDLVSYNCDFIGMKCFTEIRNNQKIHPQHTGFFGEYGILMKHEWMIKNGGSPVVYVDPSLQFSNLIGSTLSILQTLDDCTQHLAGFKSTYVHKEIFNVLAFVEVAAHSFEYEWRIVHPFDINKLNTEKEEKERRLPFTIKDVHSIFVPNIQEREKLEKDLTYQLKDIPNNEKPKILLTNNIILSDKDIENIDKILERNE; via the coding sequence ATGTTTATAACCTTTACTAGAGAATACAAATATTTAATTGATAATATCAAAAATGGTTTTTTATTTCAGAATCATAAGATTGAATATAAACCTTCAACAGAACATACACTCAGTAAGCTAATTCCATTATGGGACGAATATAAAATAAAATCTCCAAACAAAGACTTTCTCGTAAACTTATACAAGAAACATGAGGGAATAAACTCTAATTTCTATAATGAGTTAAGTAATAAGTTATCTAATAGCAAAGCATTTGGAGTCAATTTTTTGCGAGACCTCGTTTCCTATAATTGCGATTTTATAGGTATGAAGTGCTTCACTGAAATTAGAAATAACCAAAAGATTCATCCTCAACATACAGGTTTTTTTGGTGAATATGGTATTTTAATGAAACATGAATGGATGATTAAAAATGGAGGCTCTCCTGTAGTATATGTTGATCCAAGCCTTCAATTTTCAAACCTTATAGGAAGCACTTTAAGTATTTTACAAACACTCGATGACTGTACTCAACATCTAGCAGGATTTAAAAGTACATACGTTCATAAAGAAATTTTCAATGTATTAGCTTTTGTAGAAGTAGCAGCTCATTCATTTGAATATGAATGGAGAATTGTTCACCCTTTCGATATAAATAAGTTGAACACAGAAAAAGAAGAAAAAGAACGAAGACTTCCATTCACTATTAAAGATGTTCACTCTATTTTTGTTCCCAATATTCAAGAGAGAGAAAAACTAGAAAAAGATCTTACCTATCAGTTAAAAGATATTCCCAATAACGAAAAACCTAAAATTCTTCTTACTAACAATATTATTTTAAGCGATAAAGATATTGAAAATATTGACAAAATTTTAGAACGAAATGAGTAA
- a CDS encoding pyroglutamyl-peptidase I produces the protein MSRTKKILITGFEPFDGGEINPSEILVEKFDSEIPGFEIHKLILPVVFKKSLAILKKEAFFLNPDFIICLGLNAKVSEINLEAIAHNLDDARTDDNEGNRPQEEVIFEDGPETLDSTLPLKEMEDAILEAQIPVAISRDCGRFVCNHVFYGIRRIIDMKKMRAKAGFVHLPPFEKLNVAQQSRALEVMLSALK, from the coding sequence ATGTCACGCACTAAAAAAATTCTCATCACAGGCTTTGAACCATTTGATGGAGGGGAGATAAACCCCTCTGAAATCCTCGTTGAAAAATTCGATAGTGAAATTCCAGGATTTGAGATCCACAAGCTTATCCTGCCTGTGGTTTTTAAGAAGTCTCTTGCAATCCTAAAGAAAGAGGCCTTCTTTTTAAATCCAGACTTTATCATTTGCTTGGGATTAAATGCGAAGGTGAGTGAGATTAATTTGGAGGCGATCGCTCATAATCTTGATGATGCTCGCACTGATGATAATGAGGGCAATCGCCCGCAAGAGGAAGTCATCTTTGAAGATGGCCCTGAGACTTTAGATTCCACGTTGCCACTTAAAGAGATGGAAGATGCCATCCTAGAAGCGCAGATTCCTGTTGCCATCTCTCGCGACTGTGGCCGCTTTGTTTGCAATCACGTCTTCTATGGAATTCGCCGTATCATTGATATGAAGAAGATGCGGGCCAAAGCCGGCTTTGTGCACCTTCCGCCATTTGAAAAGCTGAACGTCGCCCAGCAGAGCAGGGCGCTTGAAGTGATGCTTTCTGCGCTAAAATAG